AGGACGGTGTCACCCGTCAGGACCGCCTGATCGGCCGGGAGATGGAAGCACAGCGAGTCGGCGGTGTGGCCCGGGGTCGGCACGACGCGCAGTTCGAGCCCGCCCACCGTGATGACGTCGCCGGGCGCCAGCCCCTCGTCGCCGAGCCGCAGCGCCGGGTCGAGGGCCCGCACCTTCGTCCCCGTCAGCTCGGCGAACCGCGCCGCGCCCTCGGCGTGGTCGGGGTGCCCGTGCGTCAGCAGGGTCAGCGCGACCCGCTTGCCCGCCTTCTCGGCCGTGGCCATGACCTCACGCAGGTGCGCGTCGTCCAGCGGTCCCGGGTCGATCACGACCGCCAGCTCGGAGTCGGGCTCGGCGAGAACCCAGGTGTTCGTCCCGTCCAGGGTCATCGCGGACGCGTTCGGCGCCAGGACGTTGACGGCTCGGGGCGTGGCGGGGCCGGAGAGCACCCCGCCGCGCGGCTGGCCGGGGAGGGCGGCTGCGTCCGTCATGCGTGGGGGCCTTCCAGGACGTCGGTCATGCGGGGGCTCCGCCCTTCGGGATGTGCTTGGTGAACTCGGCGTGGCCTGGCCAGGAGAGGATCAGTTCGCCGTCCTCCAGCCGGGCCTGCGCCAGGACGGGGATCAGGTCGCGGGAGGGCGCGGCGGCGAGGGCGTCGGCGGCGGTGGCGTACGGGAGGAGCTGGCGCAGGGTGGCGACGGTGGGCGGCATCATGAGCAGCTCGCCCTTGTCGTACCCCTCGGCCGCCTCGTGCGGCCGGATCCACACCGTGCGGTCGGCCTCCGTGGAGGCGTTGCGGGTGCGCTGCCCCTCCGGGAGGACGGCCACGAAGAACCAGGTGTCGTAGCGGCGGGGTTCGAACTCGGGGGTGATCCACCGGGTCCAGGCGCCGAGCAGGTCCGAGCGCAGTACGAGCCCCCGGCGGTCGAGGAACTCCGCGAAGGAGAGGTCGCGGGCGACCAGGGCCGCGCGGTCCGCCTCCCAGTCCTCGCCGGTGGTGTCGCCGACCACGGTGTCCGCGGTGAGCCCGGCGAGCAGGACGCCGGCCTCCTCGTACGTCTCCCGTACGGCCGCGCAGACGATCGCCTGGGCGGAGGTCTCGTCGACGCCCAGCCGCTCGGCCCACCACGCGCGCGTGGGGCCCGCCCAGCGGATCTGATGGTCGTCGTCGCGGGGGTCCACGCCGCCGCCCGGATACGCGTACGCGCCTCCGGCGAAGGCCATGGAGGCGCGTCTGCGCAGCATGTGCACGGCGGGCGTGCCGTCGGTGTCCCTGAGCAGCATGACGGTGGCCGCCCGCTTCGGGGCGACCGGGGTGAGGGTGCCTTCCGCCAGCGCGCGGATGCGGTCCGGCCACTCCGGGGGGTACCACTGCCCATTCGCCATGGGCGGAGGCTATCCCGTAGCGCGCTGATGTTCGAGAGCCAACAATCGGCGCCCCCGGAGGAACATGATCAGCTGCCTCCGAGGAGGGCGATCAGGCCTGAGTCAGCTCCACCTGGACCTCGACCTCGACCGGCGCGTCCAGCGGGAGCACGGCAACGCCGACCGCGCTGCGCGCGTGCACACCCTTGTCGCCGAGAACCGCGCCCAGCAGCTCGCTGGCGCCGTTCAGGACGCCGGGCTGGCCGGTGAAGTCGGACGCGGACGCCACGAAGCCGACGACCTTCACGACCCGCGCGATGCGGTCCAGGTCGCCCGCGACGGACTTGACCGCGGCCAGCGCGTTCAGCGCGCAGGTGCGGGCCAGCTCCTTGGCCTCCTCGGCCGTGACCTCGGCGCCGACCTTGCCGGTGACCGGGAGCTTGCCGTCCACCATCGGAAGCTGGCCGGCGGTGTAGACGTACACGCCGGACTGCACGGCGGGCTGGTAGGCGGCGAGCGGCGGGACGACCGCGGGCAGTGTCAGACCGAGTTCGGCAAGCTTGTCCTCGACGGCGCTCATGCCTGCTTCTCCCGCTTCAGGTAGGCCACCAGCTGCTCGGGGTTGTTCGGCCCGGGCACGACCTGGACGAGCTCCCAGCCGTCCTCGCCCCAGGTGTCCAGAATCTGCTTCGTGGCATGGACGAGCAGCGGCACAGTCACGTATTCCCACTTGGTCATGTGGCCGACTGTATCCGCTGTCACCGGAGCCACTCGCACACGTTGTCCACAGCCTCCCGCGTACTCCGCGCGCGGAGTGGTTAGGCTCGAAGACGTGAGCAGGCTCCAGGTCGTCAGCGGCAAGGGCGGTACCGGTAAGACCACGGTGGCCGCCGCCCTCGCGCTCGCCCTCGCGACCGAGGGGAAGCGCACTCTCCTGGTCGAGGTCGAGGGCAGACAGGGCATCGCGCAGCTCTTCGAGACAGAAGCGCTGCCCTACGAGGAGCGGAAGATCGCCGTCGCTCCGGGGGGCGGGGAGGTGTACGCACTGTCCATCGACCCCGAACTGGCCCTTCTGGACTACCTCCAGATGTTCTACAAACTGGGCGGCGCAGGCCGGGCCCTGAAGAAGCTCGGCGCCATCGACTTCGCGACCACCATCGCGCCCGGCCTGCGGGACGTCCTCCTGACGGGCAAGGCCTGCGAGGCCGTCCGCAGGAAGGACAAGAGCGGCCGGTTCGCGTACGACTACGTGGTCATGGACGCCCCGCCGACGGGCCGCATCACCCGCTTTCTGAACGTGAACGACGAGGTGGCGGGCCTCGCGAA
Above is a genomic segment from Streptomyces sp. R21 containing:
- a CDS encoding MBL fold metallo-hydrolase: MTDAAALPGQPRGGVLSGPATPRAVNVLAPNASAMTLDGTNTWVLAEPDSELAVVIDPGPLDDAHLREVMATAEKAGKRVALTLLTHGHPDHAEGAARFAELTGTKVRALDPALRLGDEGLAPGDVITVGGLELRVVPTPGHTADSLCFHLPADQAVLTGDTVLGRGTTVVAHPDGRLGDYLDSLRRLRSLTVDDGVHTVLPGHGPVLEDAQGAVEFYLAHRAHRLAQVETAVENGHRAPAEVVAHVYADVDPSLWPAAELSVRAQLEYLREHGLI
- a CDS encoding NUDIX hydrolase, with protein sequence MANGQWYPPEWPDRIRALAEGTLTPVAPKRAATVMLLRDTDGTPAVHMLRRRASMAFAGGAYAYPGGGVDPRDDDHQIRWAGPTRAWWAERLGVDETSAQAIVCAAVRETYEEAGVLLAGLTADTVVGDTTGEDWEADRAALVARDLSFAEFLDRRGLVLRSDLLGAWTRWITPEFEPRRYDTWFFVAVLPEGQRTRNASTEADRTVWIRPHEAAEGYDKGELLMMPPTVATLRQLLPYATAADALAAAPSRDLIPVLAQARLEDGELILSWPGHAEFTKHIPKGGAPA
- a CDS encoding RidA family protein — translated: MSAVEDKLAELGLTLPAVVPPLAAYQPAVQSGVYVYTAGQLPMVDGKLPVTGKVGAEVTAEEAKELARTCALNALAAVKSVAGDLDRIARVVKVVGFVASASDFTGQPGVLNGASELLGAVLGDKGVHARSAVGVAVLPLDAPVEVEVQVELTQA
- a CDS encoding DUF4177 domain-containing protein; the encoded protein is MTKWEYVTVPLLVHATKQILDTWGEDGWELVQVVPGPNNPEQLVAYLKREKQA
- a CDS encoding ArsA-related P-loop ATPase; the protein is MSRLQVVSGKGGTGKTTVAAALALALATEGKRTLLVEVEGRQGIAQLFETEALPYEERKIAVAPGGGEVYALSIDPELALLDYLQMFYKLGGAGRALKKLGAIDFATTIAPGLRDVLLTGKACEAVRRKDKSGRFAYDYVVMDAPPTGRITRFLNVNDEVAGLAKIGPIHNQAQAVMRVLKSRETSVHLVTLLEEMPVQETADGIAELRAANLPVGRIIVNMVRPEVLDAADLELVHAVPRTAVAQSLSAAGLGGARRGGNAERLVDPLLRQADEYAERYALEHEQRAVLAELGLPLHELPLFSEGMDLSSLYELAGHLRKQGMS